The genomic stretch GAACCTTTAGATTTAGGATTCACAACACTTAAAAACAGAGTGTTAATGGGATCAATGCACACAGGTTTAGAAGAAGAGAAAAATGGATTTGAACGATTAGCAGTTTTCTACGGCGAACGTGCAAAAGGTGGCGTAGGATTAATTGTTACTGGTGGAATGGCGCCAAGTGTTCGCGGTTGGTTAATACCTTTTTCGTCACGAATGAGTACAAGGAAACATGCTCGTAAACATAAAGTCATCACAGAAGCTGTACATAAAAACGGCGGAAAAATATGTATGCAAATTCTGCATGCAGGACGCTACGGACATCATCCATTAAATGTTGCACCTTCCGCAATAAAATCACCAATAACACCTTTTAAACCAAGTAAATTATCTAATTCATCAGTTAAAAGAACGATCAAAAGTTTTGCAAATTCGGCAACATTGGCAAAAATGGCAGGATATGATGGCGTAGAAATTATGGGTTCTGAAGGATATTTAATCAATCAATTTATTGCAGAACGTACCAACCAACGTGACGACGAATGGGGCGGAAATTACGCAAATAGAATGAAGTTTGCCGTTGAAACTGTAAAAGCAGTTCGCGAAGCCGTTGGCGATAAGTTCATCATTATTTATCGGTTGTCTATGCTTGATTTGGTTGATAAAGGAAGCAGTTGGGAAGAAGTCGTGCAACTTGGAAAAGCAATTGAAAAAGCAGGCGCAACCATTATTAATACAGGAATTGGTTGGCATGAATCACGAATTCCTACGATTGCAACTTCAGTTCCGAGAGCCGCGTTTGCGTGGATTACGGAACGTATGAAAAAAGAAGTGAGTTTACCGCTGATAACTTCCAACAGAATCAATATGCCAAGTGTAGCCGAAAAGATTTTGGCAGACGGACAAGCAGATATGATTTCGATGGCACGTCCGTTTTTGGCAGATGCCGAATGGGTAAATAAAGCTCAGGAAGAAAAAGCAGATGAAATTAATACGTGTATTGCATGCAATCAGGCGTGTTTAGATCATATTTTTAAGCAAAAAGTAGCGAGCTGTTTGGTAAATCCGAGAGCATGTCACGAAACTGAATTTGATTACAAACCGGCAAGTATCAAAAAGAAAATTGCCGTAATTGGTGCTGGTCCAGCAGGATTGGCAGCAGCAACTATTGCAGCGCAACGCGGACATGAAGTAACGTTGTTTGACGATAACAAGGAAACTGGCGGACAGTTTAACATCGCGAAGCAAATTCCTGGAAAAGAAGAATTTTACGAAACTATTCGTTATTTTAATAAGCAAATCGAATTGCATAAAGTTACCGTAAAACTTAATACACGCGTTACCGCAGATGAACTTTCGCAAGGAGATTTTGAAGAAATAATTCTGGCAACAGGAATAAAACCAAGAACTCCAAAAATTGACGGAATTACTCATGAAAAAGTATTGAGTTATGTTGATGTTTTAAAGCATAAAAAACCAGTAGGAAAACGTGTTGCTGTCATTGGAGCAGGAGGAATTGGCTTTGATGTTTCTGAATATTTATCGCACGACGGCGAATCTACTTCACAGAATGTTGACGCTTGGTTGGCAGAATGGGGAATTGATAAAAGCTTAGAAGCACGCGGCGGAATTGAAAATATGAAACCAAACTTTCACGGTTCGCCAAGAGAAATTTTTATGTTCAAGCGTAGCAAAGGGAAATTTGGTGGGAATTTAGGAAAAACTACAGGTTGGATTCACAGAACAAATCTTAAAAAGAAAAACGTACAGTTTGTTGGAGAAGTTGAGTATACAAAAATTGACGATTTAGGATTACATTACGTACAAAATGACGAAGCAAAAATATTGGAAGTTGACAATATTGTGATTTGTGCAGGACAAACGCCTTTAAAAGAATTGATGGAACCTTTACAAGCAAAAGGATTGACAGTCCATATTATTGGTGGCGCAGATATTGCCGCTGAGTTAGACGCAAAACGTGCGATAGATCAAGGATGTAGATTGGCGGCTAAGTTGTAGAAAAAATATTTTTTCAGATGAATACATATGATGCTAAAATTATTAGAGAAATCGCCCAAAGTTTAGATTGTGGCGAAGATTGTTATCTTCATAAGAAAACGCAAGAAATCATTACAATTCCAAGTGATTTTGAGCTTATGGAGGAAGAATTTCAAGAAATTTTTGAGCCTTTTGTGACGAAAGTTGAAAAAAATAAAAAAGACTTTATCAAGTTTGAAGTTTTGGAAAGTCCGGAATCATATAAAATCATGGATAAGTTTGCGTATCAATTAGCTGATATTGAATTTGGTGCAAAATTAACGAACATTTTGAATGCTAGAAAACCGTTTCAAAACTTCAAATTAGCAATCGATGATTCAGAATACAGAGAAAGTTGGTTTGCTTTTAAACAGAAAGAAATTGAAAAAATAGTTACTTCCATACTAGAAGTATCTGAAAAATAATAATTAAAAATTCGCTATCTGAAAAGCTTTAGAAAGCGAATTTTTAATTATTATGAGAAACCGAATCAAGTTCGGTTTGACGAAATTTGACTTTCTATATAGTCTCTTATTATCTAATATATTCCCACATACGCAGGAACGAGTCTAAAAGCAAAGCGATCTAACAGATTCCCGCCTACGCGGGAACGAGTCTAGCAGCAAAGCGGTCTAATATCTAGTTGCGAAGCAACTTAATATACAGGAGTAACAACATATCCTTGTTTTCTTAATAAGTTAATTACGCCTTGTTCGCCAGGTAAATGCAATGCGCCAACGCCAATAAAAGTTGGAGCTTCTGCCGTGATTTTTTCAATAAGTGGAATCCAATTGCGATTGCGTTGATCTACTAAATTTTCTTGGAAATCAGCTTCTAATCCTTGATCGAGAGTAACTTTTAGCAAACCATCTAAATCTTCTGCGTTATAATAACGTGTCATTTCGTCAAAGCCTTTTTTGCTTTCTTCCATTCCTTCTTTCGCCATTTTCACTAAGTCTTTTAACTGATCTTCATACGGAATATCATCAAAAACTTTCATTTGATCAGCAATCGTTTCCAAACCAATAATTTTTTCATTTTGCGCTTTTGCTACTTTCATAAATTCCATGTCGTAGGCAACTCCATTGTCACAAACTGCCATTTTGGAAGTAATTGTTGAGGTAATTGCCAATGGTTTCATGGTGTTAAACAATTTTAAATCGAGTCCGACTTGTTCTTTAAAAAAATCAGCTAATGTTTTATAATCTTCTTCATTTAGTAAACTTTGAATCGTTATTCCATCTTCCATAAAGATGAGTTTCATCATTTCGGATTGCAATTTCGGATCTGACATATCAATTTCTAACACCAACCTGTCGGTTTCGTCAAATGCTTTTTTGAGTTTATCTGTAAAATTATAATCGCATGTTAAGTGAATTGTTCCGTATAAATAGGAAGGTTTTTGAAGTCCTTTCCCTGAAATTTTCCAAAGTAATGATTTTTCAAGTTTTGGACTTTTTGAACTGTTGGCAACTGATTTGTTGGAGTTACAACTAATAAATAATGTAAGTACGCAAAGTATTAGTAATGAAAGCTTTTTATTCATGGGATTTATTTAAAATATTTTTTTGATTCGATTTTTTTCGAAAGATACTAAAAATTATAAGGTACTGTTTGAAGCTTTACAAGAAGTGATTTGGAATTTGTATGTATTAAATTTTTAGTTTATGAATTAAAAAACAGATATTTGTAGTTCATGAAAGCGCAAAGGATTGAAACATTTGTTGAAGCTCCGTGAGCTGCTGAACTAAATTCAGCAGCGAGGGAAGCGACTGTTGAAAGCCTGACTTTTATTTTTGCTGATGCAATCAAAGCAAACATAAAAGATGCGCCCAAATAAAATAGACTATGGGAATGAACAAGAATACTGTACTTGCTTGGGCAACATTGATTATGATATTGGTAGGAATTGGATTAATTGCTCTTGGAGCCTTTAGATATGATGATGTTGCTGGATATGGATTTGCGGCAGTTGGTATTGGATTCTTTGCTATTGCATGGGTTTTTAATGCTTTAAAAGGTCGTGTATAATTTAGAAAAACGTTCAAAAATAAGTAACTTGCAATGCAAATGAGTTACTTATTTTAGTGAAAGAGCATAATTCATTGATCTTAATAATTGTATTTTTATAAAATGTAAGAAAGTTCACATTTTAAAATCCAATTAATAGGTTATATAAATATTTATGAAGTTAGAAATACTCATTAAAAAATTTCAAGAAAAAGATGCCAAAGCATTTGAATCGTTGTACGAAATGTATAATGAAAGCATCTTTGGTGTCGTAAATACAATTGTAAGAAATGAAGACATAGCTGCGGAAATAATGCAAGATGTGTTTATAAAAGCATGGAATAAGTCAGATAATTATAATGCTAAAAAAGGTCGTTTTTTCACGTGGTTACTGAATATTGCTAGAAATGCTGCTATTGATAAGACGCGCTCAAAATCTTTTAAGAACGCTCAACAAAACCATGACATCGATTTTTTCGTACATAGTATAGAGACCAATGATAGTTTGGATGAAAAGACGAATGCTATTGGTATTAAAGAGTATGTAAACAAGCTTGCAGATAAGTGTAAAAAGATAATACATTACATTTATTTTAAAGGATACACACAAAAAGAAACGGCTGAAACCCTCGAAATCCCGTTAGGAACTGTAAAAACTAGAAATAGAAATTGTATTAGCGAACTTAGAAAAATGTTAGAAGTATAGTAATGGATAGTAAAGAATACATAGCATCTGGAATATTAGAACTGTTTGTGGCAGGCGCGCTTTCTGAAAAAGAAAACGAAGAAGTGCATGCAATGATGTTGCAGTATCCTGAAGTTACGCAAGAAGTACTTTCTATAGAAGCAGCAATACTTAGTTTAACAGCTGCAACGGCAAGTAAAGATACTACTGGGATTTTCGAAATTATTAGACAAAAATTAGGACTTACAGAAACAGAAGAAACGAAAGTGATTCCGCTACAAAAACCAAATTCAATATTCCGTTATGCAGGTTGGGCAGCCGCAGTTGTAGTAGGAATAGGATTGGTGTTTTCTGTATTAAAAACTAACGATTTACAATCTGAAATAGAAGTTGTTACTACAGAGAAAGAAGCGTTAAAAGATCAAATTTATAAAGCCAATAGCGACTTAACTGCAGCTACAGATTTATTAGGTGTTTTACGAACTAAAGATATTATTTCGGTGGCACTTGGCGGACAAGCAGTTTCACCAGAATCATATGCGAAAGTATATTGGGATAAAAAGGCAAATAGCATTTACTTAGATTTACAAGGTTTACCAGAACCACCAGAAGGGAAAGTATATCAAGTTTGGTCGTTGACACTAAATCCTTTAATACCAACAAGTTTAGGTGTTATTGATGAATTTTCTACGGATAAAGACAAAGTATTTGACTTGAAAAACGCAAACGAATCAGAAGCATTCGGAATTACTTTAGAGCCAGCTGGCGGAAGTGAATCTCCAAACTTAGAACAATTGTATACA from Kordia antarctica encodes the following:
- a CDS encoding NADPH-dependent 2,4-dienoyl-CoA reductase, whose product is MKYKHIFEPLDLGFTTLKNRVLMGSMHTGLEEEKNGFERLAVFYGERAKGGVGLIVTGGMAPSVRGWLIPFSSRMSTRKHARKHKVITEAVHKNGGKICMQILHAGRYGHHPLNVAPSAIKSPITPFKPSKLSNSSVKRTIKSFANSATLAKMAGYDGVEIMGSEGYLINQFIAERTNQRDDEWGGNYANRMKFAVETVKAVREAVGDKFIIIYRLSMLDLVDKGSSWEEVVQLGKAIEKAGATIINTGIGWHESRIPTIATSVPRAAFAWITERMKKEVSLPLITSNRINMPSVAEKILADGQADMISMARPFLADAEWVNKAQEEKADEINTCIACNQACLDHIFKQKVASCLVNPRACHETEFDYKPASIKKKIAVIGAGPAGLAAATIAAQRGHEVTLFDDNKETGGQFNIAKQIPGKEEFYETIRYFNKQIELHKVTVKLNTRVTADELSQGDFEEIILATGIKPRTPKIDGITHEKVLSYVDVLKHKKPVGKRVAVIGAGGIGFDVSEYLSHDGESTSQNVDAWLAEWGIDKSLEARGGIENMKPNFHGSPREIFMFKRSKGKFGGNLGKTTGWIHRTNLKKKNVQFVGEVEYTKIDDLGLHYVQNDEAKILEVDNIVICAGQTPLKELMEPLQAKGLTVHIIGGADIAAELDAKRAIDQGCRLAAKL
- a CDS encoding UPF0158 family protein; protein product: MNTYDAKIIREIAQSLDCGEDCYLHKKTQEIITIPSDFELMEEEFQEIFEPFVTKVEKNKKDFIKFEVLESPESYKIMDKFAYQLADIEFGAKLTNILNARKPFQNFKLAIDDSEYRESWFAFKQKEIEKIVTSILEVSEK
- a CDS encoding TraB/GumN family protein, whose product is MNKKLSLLILCVLTLFISCNSNKSVANSSKSPKLEKSLLWKISGKGLQKPSYLYGTIHLTCDYNFTDKLKKAFDETDRLVLEIDMSDPKLQSEMMKLIFMEDGITIQSLLNEEDYKTLADFFKEQVGLDLKLFNTMKPLAITSTITSKMAVCDNGVAYDMEFMKVAKAQNEKIIGLETIADQMKVFDDIPYEDQLKDLVKMAKEGMEESKKGFDEMTRYYNAEDLDGLLKVTLDQGLEADFQENLVDQRNRNWIPLIEKITAEAPTFIGVGALHLPGEQGVINLLRKQGYVVTPVY
- a CDS encoding CAL67264 family membrane protein; its protein translation is MGMNKNTVLAWATLIMILVGIGLIALGAFRYDDVAGYGFAAVGIGFFAIAWVFNALKGRV
- a CDS encoding RNA polymerase sigma factor; translated protein: MKLEILIKKFQEKDAKAFESLYEMYNESIFGVVNTIVRNEDIAAEIMQDVFIKAWNKSDNYNAKKGRFFTWLLNIARNAAIDKTRSKSFKNAQQNHDIDFFVHSIETNDSLDEKTNAIGIKEYVNKLADKCKKIIHYIYFKGYTQKETAETLEIPLGTVKTRNRNCISELRKMLEV
- a CDS encoding anti-sigma factor — encoded protein: MDSKEYIASGILELFVAGALSEKENEEVHAMMLQYPEVTQEVLSIEAAILSLTAATASKDTTGIFEIIRQKLGLTETEETKVIPLQKPNSIFRYAGWAAAVVVGIGLVFSVLKTNDLQSEIEVVTTEKEALKDQIYKANSDLTAATDLLGVLRTKDIISVALGGQAVSPESYAKVYWDKKANSIYLDLQGLPEPPEGKVYQVWSLTLNPLIPTSLGVIDEFSTDKDKVFDLKNANESEAFGITLEPAGGSESPNLEQLYTLGVVASNP